A genomic stretch from Oreochromis aureus strain Israel breed Guangdong linkage group 17, ZZ_aureus, whole genome shotgun sequence includes:
- the LOC116314399 gene encoding dual specificity protein phosphatase 22-B, whose translation MGNGINKVLPDLYLGNIKDARDRELLAQHNITHILSIHDTAAPVLEGITYLCISAGDHSKQNLIQYFRDSIMFIHESRLKGEGCLVHCMAGVSRSVTLVVAYIMTVTGHGWVESLAAVRSVRPCAGPNLGFLRQLEEFENTELTEYRAWWKELYGKNTFSDDEEIEALLNRKSSTSDAMTTSIPPALATSRK comes from the exons ATGCTCGAGACAGGGAGCTGCTGGCTCAGCACAACATCACCCACATCCTGTCCATCCATGATACAGCTGCGCCCGTTCTGGAG GGCATCACATACCTTTGTATATCTGCTGGTGACCATTCCAAGCAAAACCT GATTCAGTACTTCAGAGACAGCATCATGTTCATCCATGAATCCCGACTGAAAGGAGAAGGCTGCCTCGTCCACTG TATGGCAGGAGTGTCCCGCAGCGTGACTCTGGTGGTGGCCTACATCATGACCGTGACGGGTCACGGATGGGTAGAGTCCCTGGCAGCGGTTCGGTCAGTCAGGCCATGTGCGGGGCCCAACCTGGGCTTCCTGCGACAGCTGGAGGAGTTTGAAAACACAGAACTAACAGAA TATCGAGCTTGGTGGAAGGAGCTGTACGGGAAGAACACGTTCAGTGATGATGAGGAGATCGAGGCCCTTTTAAACCGGAAATCCAGCACCAGCGATGCCATGACAACCAGCATCCCTCCTGCGCTGGCCACgagcagaaaataa
- the LOC116314423 gene encoding interferon regulatory factor 4-like, with amino-acid sequence MNPDVDYGGSGSSGNGKLRQWLIEQVDCGKYPGLVWENDEKTIFRIPWKHAGKQDYNRDEDAALFKAWALFKGKFREGIDKPDPPTWKTRLRCALNKSNDFEELVERSQLDISDPYKVYRIIPEGAKKRPRQEDSPLSPGSFQMHPSYPSVPTQMPQYMASPECGWRDYCQEQASLPELPFTQCPCPPRTLPWQGSSMENGYQLRASIYSYGPAESQPSPFTLDASIRSAEALSDFRLHVSVYFRDTLVREVTTSSPDGCHITPCNPEKHYLTPGGHELVPLPVDSLSSQRRPDECPPSPPASLERGVLLWMRADGLYARRLCQSRVYWQGSPSPYGDKLNKLERDVTCKLLHTQDYLTEIQSYGLRPPSRFQVLLCFGDECLDPQRQRRTLTVQVEPLFTRQLLYYAQQPGSHYYRSYEHPGDHINASEDYQRAITHHHSSSLPE; translated from the exons ATGAACCCCGACGTGGATTACGGAGGCTCCGGGAGCAGCGGCAACGGCAAGCTGCGCCAGTGGCTCATCGAGCAGGTGGACTGCGGGAAATATCCCGGTCTGGTTTGGGAGAACGACGAAAAGACCATCTTCAGGATACCGTGGAAACACGCCGGGAAACAGGACTACAACCGGGATGAGGATGCCGCGCTTTTTAAG GCCTGGGCGCTGTTCAAAGGCAAGTTTCGGGAGGGCATCGACAAACCCGACCCGCCGACATGGAAGACACGCCTGCGCTGCGCCCTCAACAAGAGCAATGACTTTGAGGAACTGGTGGAAAGGAGCCAGCTGGACATCTCGGACCCCTACAAAGTTTACCGCATCATCCCGGAGGGCGCCAAGAAAA GACCCAGACAGGAGGACAGTCCTCTGAGCCCAGGGAGCTTTCAGATGCATCCCTCCTACCCCTCTGTGCCGACTCAG ATGCCACAGTACATGGCGAGTCCAGAATGTGGCTGGAGAGATTACTGTCAGGAGCAGGCCTCTCTGCCCGAGCTGCCCTTCACTCAGTGTCCCTGTCCGCCCCGCACCCTGCCATGGCAGGGCTCGTCCATGGAAAATG GATACCAGCTAAGAGCCTCAATTTACTCATACGGTCCAGCTGAGAGTCAGCCCTCGCCTTTCACACTGGACGCCAGCATCAGATCAGCAGAGGCACTTTCAG ACTTCCGTCTGCACGTGTCCGTATATTTCCGGGACACTCTGGTGAGAGAAGTGACCACTTCCAGTCCGGATGGCTGCCATATCACTCCGTGCAACCCAGAGAAGCACTACCTGACGCCTGGAGGTCATGAGTTGGTGCCCCTGCCTGTTGACAGCCTATCATCCCAGAGGAGGCCAGACGAGTGTCCTCCGAGTCCACCGGCCAGCCTAGAAAGGGGAGTGTTGCTGTGGATGCGAGCAGACGGGCTCTACGCCCGGAGGCTGTGCCAGAGCAGGGTGTACTGGCAGGGAAGCCCGTCGCCGTACGGAGACAAACTTAACAAGCTGGAGAGAGATGTCACCTGTAAACTGCTCCACACGCAGGACTACCTCACAG AGATTCAGAGCTACGGGCTACGACCGCCGTCACGCTTCCAGGTCCTTCTGTGTTTCGGAGATGAGTGTCTGGAcccacagagacaaagaaggaCCCTCACTGTGCAG GTGGAGCCTCTGTTCACCAGGCAGCTCCTGTACTACGCCCAGCAGCCGGGCAGCCACTACTACCGCAGCTATGAGCACCCAGGAGACCACATAAACGCCTCCGAGGACTACCAGAGGGCCATCACACATCACCACAGCAGCAGCCTGCCTGAGTGA